The DNA region GCGGCGTCTGGAGCGGCAGGGCCCAGGGATTGACCACTCGATGATGGTAGTGGTTGCCTTCCCAGCGGAACGGGCCGTGCTGGGTCCACGTCTTCACGATGAGGTCGTGGGCTTCCTCGAAGCGCTCCCGGTTGTACGCCGGGTTCACGCCGGTGGCGAGCTGCTCCTGACCGCCGCCGCGCACGAAGCCCGAGACGAGTCGGCCCTTGGAGATCATGTCGATCATGGCCAGCTCCTCGGCCAGGCGCAGCGGGTCCTCGGACAGGGGCAGGGGATTGCCCAAGAGCACGATCTTCACCCGTTCGGTAATGGCGGCGAGGATGGAGGCGAAGACGTTGGTCTTGGCCTGCATGCAGAACGGCGCGTTGTGGTGCTCGTTCAGCATGATGCCGTCGAAGCCCACCGCCTCGGCGAGCTTGTAGTGCTCCATGTACTGGTTGTAGAGCCGGCTTCCCGCCACGGGATCGAAGTGGCGGTTGGAGAACATGAGTGCGGTGGCGCCGAATTTCCGGCCCTCCTCCTCGTCGTACGCCGACATCGGCTGCTCGGTGAAGTACATGAGATGCATGGCGGCTCCTAGGCTGCGGCGAAATCGATGATGGCCCGCGCGACCTCCGCGGGTCGTTCCATGTCTACCAGGTGCCCCGCGCGCTCGAGGACGGTGAGCGTCGCCGACGGCATGGCCTTGGCGTAGCGCTCGCCGCACTCGAGCGGCACCACGCGGTCCTCGCCGCCCCAGATGACCAGGGTCGGCGTCTTCACGCCCCCGAGCAGATGGGGCAGGCTCGGGTTGAACATGTAGGGCCGCCACGCGATCCGGAATGTGGTCTCGCGGTTGACGTCCCAGCGCTCGAGCAGCGGGGTCGGCAGCTCCGTCCCGTAGGCGCGCTCGAGCGCGGCCGGGTCGTGGAAGCCCGCGCGGATGTACTCGATGTAACTCATGAGCGCCTGATCCATGATATCCCCGCGCTCCGGCTTGATCCCCATCGCGCCGAC from Candidatus Methylomirabilota bacterium includes:
- a CDS encoding alpha/beta hydrolase; the protein is MTSWSHETVTVAGTPLHLRTGGTGAPLLILHHDIGSPDQPALHEALAARFTVLAPAHPGYDASPRPAWLKNVRDVAVLYQTLLADRGLTGVTCVGLGFGGWIAAEMATMAPAQLKRLVLVGAMGIKPERGDIMDQALMSYIEYIRAGFHDPAALERAYGTELPTPLLERWDVNRETTFRIAWRPYMFNPSLPHLLGGVKTPTLVIWGGEDRVVPLECGERYAKAMPSATLTVLERAGHLVDMERPAEVARAIIDFAAA